From a single Brassica napus cultivar Da-Ae chromosome C9, Da-Ae, whole genome shotgun sequence genomic region:
- the LOC106440357 gene encoding sugar transport protein 13: MAGGGFATATANGVEFEAKITPIVIISCIMAATGGLMFGYDVGVSGGVTSMPDFLKKFFPVVHRKVEAGADKNSNYCKYDNQGLQLFTSSLYLAGLTATFFASYTTRTLGRRPTMLIAGVFFIIGVVLNAAAQDLAMLIAGRILLGCGVGFANQAVPLFLSEIAPTKIRGGLNILFQLNVTIGILFANLVNYGTAKIKGGWGWRLSLGLAGVPALLLTVGALLVTETPNSLVERGRLDEGKAVLRRIRGTDNVEPEFADLLEASRLAKEVKHPFRNLLQRRNRPQLVIAVALQIFQQCTGINAIMFYAPVLFSTLGFGNDAALYSAVVTGAVNVLSTVVSIYSVDKVGRRVLLLEAGVQMFFSQVVIAIILGIKVTDHSQNLSKGFAILVVVMICTYVAAFAWSWGPLGWLIPSETFPLETRSAGQSVTVCVNLLFTFIIAQAFLSMLCHFKFGIFIFFSAWVLVMSFFVMFLLPETKNIPIEEMTERVWKKHWFWARFMDDHHDDQVFASGHVNGKKSNGKSNGFDPSTRL; this comes from the exons ATGGCCGGAGGAGGATTCGCGACGGCGACGGCAAACGGAGTGGAGTTTGAGGCAAAGATAACTCCAATAGTTATCATCTCTTGCATCATGGCTGCTACCGGCGGTCTCATGTTCGGCTACGACGTTGGTGTCTCCG GCGGAGTGACATCGATGCCGGACTTTCTGAAGAAGTTTTTTCCGGTGGTTCACCGGAAAGTAGAAGCCGGAGCCGACAAAAACAGCAACTACTGCAAGTACGACAACCAAGGACTACAACTCTTCACATCATCTCTATACTTAGCCGGTCTAACCGCAACGTTCTTCGCTTCATACACGACGAGAACGTTAGGACGAAGACCAACCATGCTTATAGCCGGCGTGTTCTTCATCATCGGTGTGGTTCTCAACGCCGCGGCTCAAGACCTAGCTATGCTCATTGCAGGAAGGATATTACTTGGTTGTGGAGTTGGGTTCGCTAATCAAGCTGTGCCTTTGTTCTTGTCGGAGATTGCACCTACTAAGATCCGTGGTGGTCTTAATATTCTGTTTCAACTTAACGTCACTATTGGAATCCTCTTCGCTAATCTTGTCAACTATGGTACCGCCAA gaTCAAGGGAGGATGGGGATGGAGACTATCCTTAGGTTTGGCCGGAGTCCCGGCGCTTCTACTGACGGTGGGAGCTTTGTTGGTGACGGAAACACCGAACAGTCTCGTCGAAAGAGGTCGTCTTGATGAAGGAAAAGCCGTTCTTCGTCGCATTCGGGGTACTGATAATGTCGAGCCAGAGTTTGCTGACCTTCTTGAAGCTAGCCGCCTTGCTAAAGAAGTCAAACACCCTTTTAGAAACCTTCTTCAACGTAGGAATAGGCCTCAGCTTGTCATTGCCGTGGCTTTGCAG ATCTTCCAACAATGCACTGGAATCAACGCCATCATGTTCTACGCTCCTGTTCTCTTCAGCACTTTAGGTTTTGGCAATGACGCTGCTCTCTACTCTGCGGTGGTCACTGGTGCAGTCAACGTGCTCTCCACGGTAGTCTCAATCTACTCTGTTGACAAAGTCGGTCGTCGTGTTCTTCTCCTTGAAGCTGGTGTCCAAATGTTCTTCTCTCAAGTCGTTATCGCCATTATACTCGGCATCAAAGTCACAGACCACTCACAAAACCTCTCCAAAGGGTTTGCGATTCTAGTCGTGGTGATGATCTGCACCTACGTAGCTGCTTTCGCCTGGTCTTGGGGACCGCTCGGGTGGCTAATCCCTAGTGAGACTTTCCCTCTAGAGACACGTTCTGCTGGACAGAGTGTGACGGTCTGCGTCAACCTCCTCTTCACTTTCATCATCGCGCAGGCTTTCCTCTCGATGTTGTGTCATTTCAAGTTCGGGATATTCATCTTCTTTTCTGCTTGGGTCTTGGTGATGTCTTTCTTTGTGATGTTCCTCCTTCCTGAGACCAAGAACATTCCTATCGAGGAGATGACTGAGAGAGTGTGGAAGAAGCACTGGTTCTGGGCTAGGTTCATGGATGATCATCACGATGATCAAGTGTTCGCGAGTGGTCATGTAAATGGTAAGAAGAGTAACGGTAAATCTAACGGATTTGACCCTTCAACACGGCTCTAA
- the LOC106444450 gene encoding mavicyanin, translating into MAARIVVALACMVVMLGLSKAAVYKVGDSAGWTTIANVDYKLWASTKTFHIGDTVLFEYNPKFHNVMRVTHAMYRSCNNSNPISTFTTGNDSVTLTNHGHHFFFCGVPGHCMAGQKLDLNVIHPVSFTPLSDPPISSSSSPSSTTMIPAAGVPGPSPSHAASLSSVAAAVVSLLVSLIFANFAS; encoded by the exons ATGGCGGCGAGGATAGTGGTGGCTTTGGCATGTATGGTGGTGATGTTAGGGCTGAGTAAAGCGGCAGTGTACAAAGTCGGCGACTCAGCAGGCTGGACAACCATAGCCAACGTAGACTATAAGCTATGGGCCTCAACCAAAACTTTCCACATTGGTGATACCGTCT TGTTTGAGTACAACCCGAAATTCCATAACGTGATGAGAGTGACGCATGCAATGTATAGAAGCTGCAACAACTCAAACCCAATCTCCACCTTCACCACCGGTAACGACTCAGTTACCCTCACCAACCACGGCCACCATTTCTTCTTCTGCGGCGTTCCCGGTCATTGTATGGCTGGTCAGAAACTTGACCTCAACGTCATTCATCCCGTCTCCTTCACGCCACTCTCTGATCCACCGatttcttcctcctcttctccttCGTCGACTACTATGATTCCTGCAGCCGGAGTCCCCGGTCCATCTCCTAGCCACGCGGCTTCTCTTTCGAGTGTGGCGGCAGCTGTGGTGTCTCTCCTTGTCTCTTTGATCTTTGCAAATTTTGCTTCTTAA
- the BNAC09G03690D gene encoding uncharacterized protein BNAC09G03690D: protein MDSHKRSLGFISLAFLFITCSSAEFLIQQVTEGKGTENNSSYNVEANLGETRAFREERPSSKIVTIAGYSVIKGRFEPYESSVFEAAGYRWRLVLYVIGNKNDGGAGHISLYVRMEETESLPYGWEVNVDLKLFVHNPKTHKYLTVTDGTVKRYNAAKKEWGFGKLISLSIFENTNNGYIVQDTCSFGAEILIVKPAEIQEKVTFISNPPNNVFTWKILRFSSLEDKFYYSADFLVGDRYWRLGFNPKGDGDGRPHALPLFLFAQGFKENAVATNTWGAVNLRLKNQRNSNHRQLYSAAWYPIRSDYGVGVNNIILLSDLKDPSKGYLVNDAIIFEAEMVKVSVTNIVSV from the exons ATGGATAGTCACAAAAGGAGTTTGGGTTTCATATCTCTCGCTTTTCTCTTCATCACTTGCTCTTCTGCTGAGTTCCTCATTCAACAGGTCACAGAAGGCAAAGGAACAGAGAACAACAGTTCTTACAATGTCGAGGCGAATCTTG GAGAGACAAGAGCGTTTAGAGAGGAGCGACCATCAAGTAAGATAGTGACAATAGCAGGCTACTCGGTGATTAAAGGGAGATTCGAACCCTACGAATCCTCTGTTTTCGAAGCAGCTGGTTACAGatg gagATTGGTTTTGTACGTGATTGGTAATAAAAACGACGGTGGAGCTGGCCATATATCACTTTACGTGAGGATGGAAGAGACCGAGTCTCTTCCCTATGGTTGGGAAGTCAATGTTGATCTCAAACTCTTTGTCCACAATCCAAAGACCCATAAGTACTTGACTGTCACAG ATGGAACCGTGAAGCGATACAACGCTGCAAAAAAGGAGTGGGGATTCGGAAAATTGATCTCTCTTTCAATATTCGAGAACACGAACAATGGCTACATTGTGCAAGACACTTGTTCTTTTGGTGCTGAGATCCTCATTGTTAAACCAGCTGAGATACAAGAGAAAGTCACATTCATATCAAACCCTCCAAACAATGTTTTCACTTGGAAGATACTTCGTTTCTCCAGCTTGGAAGATAAATTTTACTATTCTGCCGATTTTCTCGTTGGAGACCGATACTG GAGATTAGGCTTTAACCCGAAAGGGGATGGAGATGGACGACCACATGCACTTCCACTCTTCTTATTTGCTCAAGGCTTTAAGGAAAACGCAGTTGCTACAAACACTTGGGGAGCAGTTAACTTGCGGTTAAAGAATCAGCGAAACTCCAACCACAGACAATTATATT CTGCAGCTTGGTACCCGATTCGAAGCGATTATGGTGTAGGAGTGAACAACATCATATTGCTATCAGATTTAAAGGATCCGTCGAAAGGGTATTTGGTGAATGATGCCATTATCTTTGAAGCTGAAATGGTTAAGGTCTCTGTGACCAACATCGTCTCCGTTTAG
- the LOC106440360 gene encoding uncharacterized protein LOC106440360, with product MLAKYEAKHNLIFLKHLIKHKGRMENGRWSLRVICFAFFFIITSSSAEFLIQQVTEYNSSYNPNANLGVTRELRTVRPSSKIVTIGNFSVVMERFEPYESSVFEASGYKWRLILYVTGNKDDGGNNHVSLYVRIEDTESLPTGWEVDVDLKLFVFNARRRKYLTVTDEAVKRYNQGNREWGFGQLIPLSTFRNPNQGFIVQNTVSFGAEIFIIRPVGQQERVSFVSNPPDNVFTWRILRFSSLEDKIYYSSEFLVGDRFWRLGFNPKGEGEGRPHAIPIFLYAQGFRPNAVETSTWGAVNLRLRHQLGSNPKRASSAAWYPIQPGHREGVSNIILRKDLQDGYLVKDSIVFEAEMVRVSVTNIVPV from the exons ATGCTTGCGAAATACGAAGCCAAACACAACCTCATCTTCCTTAAACACttaattaaacataaagggaGAATGGAGAATGGGAGATGGAGTCTGAGAGTCATATGTTTCGCTTTTTTCTTTATCATCACTTCCTCTTCTGCAGAGTTCCTCATTCAACAG GTCACAGAGTATAATAGTTCTTACAATCCCAACGCAAATTTGG GAGTGACTAGAGAGTTGAGAACCGTGCGACCATCAAGTAAGATCGTAACAATAGGAAATTTCTCTGTGGTTATGGAGAGATTTGAACCGTACGAATCCTCAGTTTTTGAGGCTTCTGGTTACAAATG GAGGTTGATTTTGTACGTGACTGGTAACAAAGACGATGGAGGAAACAACCATGTATCACTTTACGTGAGGATTGAAGACACAGAATCTCTTCCCACGGGCTGGGAGGTCGATGTTGATCTCAAGCTCTTTGTGTTTAATGCCAGACGGCGCAAGTACTTGACTGTCACTG ATGAAGCGGTGAAACGATACAACCAAGGAAATAGAGAGTGGGGATTTGGACAGTTGATTCCTCTTTCAACATTCCGCAACCCGAATCAAGGTTTCATCGTGCAAAACACTGTTTCTTTTGGCGCTGAGATCTTCATCATCAGACCGGTCGGACAACAAGAGAGAGTCAGTTTTGTATCGAACCCTCCGGACAACGTTTTCACTTGGAGAATACTTCGTTTCTCCTCCTTGGAAGATAAGATCTATTACTCTTCCGAATTTCTTGTTGGAGACCGATTCTG GAGATTAGGGTTTAACCCGAAAGGAGAGGGAGAAGGAAGACCCCATGCAATCCCTATCTTCCTATACGCTCAAGGCTTTAGGCCAAACGCTGTCGAGACGAGCACCTGGGGAGCGGTTAATCTGCGATTGAGGCATCAGCTAGGCTCCAACCCCAAAAGAGCATCTT CTGCAGCTTGGTACCCGATTCAACCAGGTCATCGTGAGGGAGTAAGCAATATAATCTTGCGTAAAGATTTACAAGACGGATATTTGGTGAAAGATTCCATTGTCTTTGAAGCCGAGATGGTTAGGGTTTCTGTTACCAACATTGTCCCCGTCTGA
- the LOC106444451 gene encoding probable membrane-associated kinase regulator 1: MRHQPRQRHLPPQSHSSPSSSSSEFEFNISISPRKASSSLCPADELFYKGQLLPLQLSPRLSLVRTLCSSSSSSSDYTSSSSSAARDSTESSSSTDSTSSFPLLHAPPLDCCDSSRPSSVTDEEDVFFKQTKKSGFSLSRLSSVFKKDTKAVSAAAPSSVKRMSSTAKEVIRKYMKKVKPLYDKLSQKQSITVAAFKTESSVLKTESSFSGNLMKYTKRGRYAASCPSSMRSSPSHSGVLTRGGFPGQRGGSSCSSNNSVSSSMEELQSAIQGAIAHCKNSMLQKSLVSSLEI; encoded by the coding sequence ATGAGACATCAACCACGTCAGCGTCACTTGCCACCGCAATCTCACTCCTCTCCGTCGTCATCTTCGTCGGAATTTGAATTCAACATCTCAATCTCGCCGCGAAAAGCTTCTTCTTCGCTTTGTCCAGCAGATGAGCTATTCTACAAAGGTCAGCTTCTTCCTCTCCAGCTTTCGCCTCGTCTCTCTCTCGTCCGTACactctgttcttcttcttcttcctcctctgactacacttcttcttcttcctccgccGCACGTGACTCCACGGAATCTTCCTCCTCCACTGACTCCACCTCCTCCTTCCCTCTCCTCCACGCTCCCCCGCTCGATTGCTGCGACTCTTCACGGCCTAGCTCTGTTaccgacgaagaagatgtcttCTTTAAACAGACAAAGAAGAGTGGTTTCTCACTCTCTAGACTATCCTCTGTTTTCAAGAAAGACACCAAAGCCGTCTCCGCCGCTGCTCCGTCGTCGGTGAAGAGAATGAGCTCCACGGCTAAAGAGGTTATTCGCAAATACATGAAAAAGGTCAAACCTTTATACGACAAGCTATCTCAGAAACAGAGCATCACCGTCGCAGCTTTCAAAACAGAGTCCTCTGTTTTAAAAACAGAGTCCTCTTTCTCAGGGAACCTAATGAAATACACAAAACGAGGACGGTACGCGGCGAGCTGTCCGTCGTCGATGAGGTCGTCTCCAAGTCACTCCGGGGTACTGACACGTGGTGGCTTTCCGGGCCAACGAGGAGGTAGTAGCtgcagcagcaacaacagtgTGTCTTCTTCTATGGAAGAGTTGCAGAGTGCTATTCAAGGAGCTATTGCTCATTGCAAGAACTCAATGTTGCAGAAGAGTTTGGTTAGTAGTCTCGAGATCTAG